In Mercurialis annua linkage group LG6, ddMerAnnu1.2, whole genome shotgun sequence, the following are encoded in one genomic region:
- the LOC126653675 gene encoding uncharacterized protein LOC126653675 has translation MEPKHGVKNFEAMGMLVRKESDYTEFLQILSQQLNMNHMSTCLDIKYQVKSNYPPMKITDNVSLSFYLELKKNTADCMMYPLCISFESSGKELAFFETTFNVSNADIHSAQQSASAAKSAHEIESTAEKEREDISDVIQYAKFMSNNFNDDENEAESSFRHEHVITDPRHKEIKEGQSYINKEVLKSVLSSYAINNHFQFKVCRSCERQYFLSCLDTDCTWKLNASKQGKTEIFIIRKLNINHSCSMVVRTSDQRQATSGVIGEFIKSKFINLKTVYKPADIQRDMKDDYGIKMSYSKAYRSKAVALDKVRGRADESFSLIPSYLYMLEVSNPGSYTRLEVKDDNSMLYVFMALNASIRGWKFCIPVFAVDGTFLTSAYGGTLLTACAQDGNGKIFPLAFCVVDSENDESWEWFMKRIRDAFGVRIDMCIVSDRHESIKNAANSVFPDSAHVICTFHLFNNIKKNFKKSTKELREAFYKAAKAYTTEAFDIYMKQINSMCKGLKPYLESVGYKKWARSHCENNRHKILTTNIAESMNSRIKAGKDLPITTLLEYLRTMVQDWSFTNRNLAKQTFTALSKRAEDILHENYILSLKLVVSNSDDNVKSVFQHTTKFIVDLKERNCTCRRFQIDEVPCPHAMAILKELYQDPYKFCSTYYTKETILKAYAETVYPVPDKSLWNVPEEVAQKIVNPPEGRTKSGRPKKQRFKSRVETTGHNRCSRCKAYGHNVKTCRSMPKKK, from the exons ATGGAACCAAAACATGGAGTAAAAAACTTTGAAGCAATGGGAATGTTGGTAAGAAAGGAGAGTGATTATACAGAATTTCTACAAATATTGTCACAACAACTGAATATGAACCATATGTCAACCTGTTTGGATATCAAATATCAAGTGAAATCAAATTACCCACCAATGAAGATTACTGACAACGTGAGCTTATCATTCTACTTGGAACTAAAAAAAAACACAGCGGATTGCATGATGTACCCCTTATGCATTTCATTCGAGTCGTCCGGAAAGGAATTAGCATTCTTTGAAACAACCTTCAATGTGTCGAATGCGGATATCCATTCCGCACAACAGTCAGCAAGTGCAGCAAAATCAGCGCATGAGATTGAATCAACAGCTGAAAAAGAAAGGGAAGATATATCTGATGTGATACAGTATGCAAAGTTCATGTCAAACAATTTCAATGATGATGAAAATGAAGCCGAGAGTAGCTTTAGACATGAACATGTCATAACTGACCCAAGACATAAGGAGATCAAAGAGGGGCAGTCCTACATAAACAAAGAGGTTCTGAAGTCAGTTTTAAGCTCTTATGCAATCAACAACCATTTCCAATTCAAAGTATGTAGATCATGTGAAAGACAGTATTTCTTGAGCTGTTTGGATACAGATTGTACATGGAAACTTAATGCTTCAAAACAAGGAAAAACAGAGATTTTTATCATTCGGAAACTCAATATCAACCATAGTTGCTCAATGGTTGTGAGAACATCGGATCAAAGACAAGCAACATCAGGTGtaattggagagtttattaAGTCCAAATTCATAAACCTCAAGACTGTTTATAAACCTGCTGATATTCAAAGAGACATGAAGGATGACTATGGAATTAAAATGTCGTACTCGAAAGCTTATAGGTCAAAGGCAGTAGCTCTGGATAAAGTTAGAGGGAGAGCTGACGAATCCTTTTCATTGATACCTAGCTACTTATATATGCTAGAGGTTAGCAATCCGGGTTCTTACACTAGATTAGAAGTAAAAGACGACAATAGTATGCTTTATGTTTTTATGGCATTAAATGCGTCAATAAGAGGATGGAAATTTTGCATTCCCGTATTTGCAGTTGATGGCACATTCCTTACTTCAGCATATGGAGGAACACTTTTAACGGCATGTGCACAAGACGGAAACGGTAAGATATTTCCTTTAGCATTTTGCGTAGTTGACTCTGAAAACGATGAATCATGGGAATGGTTTATGAAGAGGATTAGAGATGCCTTTGGAGTGAGAATCGACATGTGTATAGTATCTGATAGACACGAAAGCATCAAGAATGCAGCCAATTCTGTTTTTCCAGATTCAGCTCATGTCATATGTACATTTCATTTGTTCAACAATATCAAAAAGAACTTCAAGAAGTCGACAAAAGAGCTTCGGGAAGCATTTTATAAAGCAGCAAAAGCTTATACAACTGAGGCATTTGACATCTACATGAAGCAAATTAACAGTATGTGTAAAGGTTTAAAGCCATATCTAGAATCTGTTGGATACAAGAAATGGGCAAGGTCACATTGCGAGAATAACCGTCACAAAATATTGACAACAAACATAGCAGAATCAATGAATTCCAGAATCAAAGCAGGTAAGGATCTCCCTATCACTACATTACTTGAGTACCTACGAACAATGGTGCAAGATTGGAGCTTTACAAACAGAAATTTGGCAAAACAAACATTCACAGCCTTATCAAAAAGAGCAGAAGACATATTGCATGAAAATTACATTCTCTCTCTGAAATTAGTG GTTTCAAATTCTGATGACAATGTCAAATCAGTCTTTCAGCATACAACAAAGTTTATTGTAGATCTCAAAGAAAGAAATTGCACATGCAGAAGGTTCCAGATTGATGAAGTTCCTTGCCCACATGCAATGGCTATACTCAAAGAATTATATCAAGATCCTTACAAATTTTGTTCAACTTATTACACAAAAGAAACAATACTCAAAGCTTATGCTGAAACAGTTTATCCGGTGCCAGATAAGAGTCTTTGGAATGTGCCAGAAGAAGTAGCACAAAAGATTGTCAATCCACCAGAAGGAAGAACAAAGTCGGGAAGACCTAAAAAGCAAAGATTCAAGTCTCGTGTGGAAACTACAGGGCATAACAGGTGCAGCAGATGTAAGGCTTATGGACATAATGTGAAGACCTGTAGGAGTATGCCTAAGAAAAAATAG
- the LOC130014642 gene encoding uncharacterized protein LOC130014642, translated as MAHTRSSKPIPKKALNMKPKKAVSKKKKGESSNVKDKVQQESVSGEGVIRQSPPSLKKRHATEITKPKKKQKVISISEPKRRSPKLWQLKLLREDRLHSKIDTCMSYDTISEIQSTLSPFELELFRKSCFGYFLDIPKIMVQNQIIHCLLLREVEQYNKSEMWFEVGGHRLKFGIEEFALVSGLKCHGNVSKYGYPTVSNGILDKYFGGSQSISKQTLRDIFRSKRWDCPEDGFKLAFMHFLHNFLLASPKTARIPLKDFDVVDSDDLNDYPWGVDVFKYTFDSLSTKAVFGSGSLRESKHIYKYCLQGCPLVFLCWFYECCPKVQNSFVQLVNEAAIPRILKWQAFFFPFYIPVDRDLFDEVYSEKVNLRSIVPTSAEWETLPLGDFFKSFKRKGKSSDGSGSSKEVGAKDGYFPALLVTDDLDERNKSNDLGAIEEKFQLIFTGQKKIQSEISEFKRLISSQVSEVLSVVKRLCLKINLDVASEKVDGLSTSKKDATSSRDDNGSDSDETYVAGKKPVSKDPTDLAKSSSDDSEPILKVVSKNQQQSSSMHISGSVKEQKIDFAAEDNPKKDSFNASFIGVEQGVEDSVSRSNFTPEKEYANKFVSVNANTEDKRSDDMPLSEKAANEYAADEKAANEVSVDVDCDGSSSDATISDKAGEFSSAYIENTATYGIADSVNANIEDKRSDDKTLNEKTANEDAADVKAANEGAIDGDGDGFFLEATISEKIDRKVDDIEPANIENAATDGVADCANFVFPTDVGTSTGIDMLANIVTQKKLNSVVGASVSNEVPVRPLSIIDSPTWNISAEVFDQTLENAMASLAERQSQVSYADFNFGCIVPKDSVGSVCICPFDENSNMFSHVSKHKAFLKWIEEGHVKSFKKKIYDEAHVSLSPRLRLGVAEIEKKIWFYNLYKPSQPIDSSVCVFDFFAMLIYCFTT; from the exons ctGTGGCAGTTAAAGCTCTTACGTGAAGATCGACTTCATTCGAAAATCGATACTTGTATGTCCTACGATACTATTTCTGAAATACAATCAACTTTGAGTCCTTTTGAGTTAGAGTTGTTTAGGAAGTCTTGTTTCGGTTATTTTCTCGATATTCCTAAGATTATGGTTCAAAACCAGATTATTCATTGTTTGTTGTTGAGGGAAGTCGAGCAATATAACAAGTCTGAGATGTGGTTTGAGGTCGGGGGTCATAGGCTGAAATTCGGTATTGAGGAGTTTGCCTTAGTGTCGGGTTTAAAATGTCACGGGAATGTCAGTAAATATGGTTACCCGACGGTGTCTAATGGAATTTTGGACAAGTATTTTGGCGGTTCGCAGTCTATTTCTAAGCAAACTCTTCGAGATATTTTTAGGTCTAAGCGTTGGGATTGTCCGGAAGATGGTTTCAAGCTTGCttttatgcattttttgcaTAACTTTTTGTTAGCTTCCCCTAAAACTGCTCGTATTCCTCTAAAAGATTTTGATGTTGTTGATTCCGATGACTTGAATGACTACCCGTGGGGTgttgatgtttttaaatatacttttgATTCTTTGTCCACTAAGGCTGTTTTTGGTTCGGGTAGTCTTAGGGAATCTAAACACATCTACAAATACTGTCTTCAAGGTTGTCCTCTTGTGTTTCTTTGTTGGTTTTATGAATGTTGTCCGAAGGTGCAAAATTCCTTTGTTCAGTTGGTCAATGAAGCTGCCATTCCTCGCATTTTGAAGTGGCAAgctttcttttttcctttttacaTCCCAGTTGATAGAGATCTTTTTGATGAAGTTTATTCTGAGAAG GTGAATCTGCGGTCCATTGTTCCAACATCTGCTGAATGGGAAACCCTTCCTTTAGGTGactttttcaaaagtttcaaaagGAAGGGGAAGTCTAGTGATGGTTCTGGATCTAGCAAAGAGGTTGGTGCTAAAGATGGCTATTTTCCGGCATTACTTGTTACAGATGATTTGGATGAAAGGAATAAATCTAATGATTTAGGCGCTATAGAAGAGAAGTTCCAACTCATTTTTACTGGTCAGAAGAAAATCCAGTCTGAAATTTCTGAGTTTAAACGCCTTATTAGTAGTCAAGTTTCCGAAGTGTTAAGCGTTGTGAAACGGTTGTGTTTAAAGATTAATTTAGATGTTGCTTCTGAAAAG GTTGATGGTTTGTCCACTTCGAAGAAAGATGCTACCTCCTCTCGTGACGATAACGGTAGTGATAGTGATGAGACGTACGTTGCTGGTAAAAAGCCTGTCTCTAAAGATCCTACCGACTTAGCTAagtcttcttctgacgattctGAGCCTATTTTGAAG GTTGTCAGCAAAAACCAGCAACAATCTTCGAGCATGCATATTTCTGGGTCtgtaaaagaacaaaaaatagaTTTTGCTGCTGAGGATAATCCTAAAAAAGATAGCTTTAATGCTAGCTTTATTGGAGTTGAGCAAGGCGTTGAGGATTCTGTCAGCCGATCAAATTTTACACCGGAGAAAGAATATGCTAACAAGTTTGTGTCTGTAAATGCAAATACTGAGGATAAGCGCTCCGATGATATGCCATTGAGCGAAAAAGCTGCAAATGAATATGCGGCTGATGAGAAGGCTGCTAATGAAGTTTCAGTTGACGTTGATTGCGATGGTTCTTCATCGGACGCCACAATTTCAGACAAGGCTGGTGAATTTTCAAGTGCCTATATTGAGAATACTGCAACTTATGGTATCGCGGATTCCGTAAATGCAAACATTGAGGATAAGCGCTCCGATGACAAGACATTGAATGAAAAAACTGCAAATGAAGATGCCGCTGATGTGAAGGCTGCTAATGAAGGGGCTATCGATGGGGATGGCGATGGTTTTTTTTTGGAGGCCACGATTTCGGAGAAGATTGATCGTAAAGTTGATGACATTGAACCTGCCAATATTGAGAATGCTGCAACTGATGGTGTTGCTGATTGTGCAAATTTTGTTTTTCCTACGGATGTTGGGACATCTACTGGCATCGATATGCTCGCTAATATTGTtacacaaaaaaaattgaattctgTTGTTGGAGCTTCTGTTTCTAATGAG GTTCCTGTCCGACCTCTATCTATAATTGATTCCCCAACTTGGAATATATCTGCTGAGGTTTTTGATCAAACGCTTGAAAATGCGATGGCTTCTTTGGCTGAAAGGCAGTCACAG GTTTCTTATGCAGATTTTAATTTTG GTTGTATTGTACCGAAGGACAGTGTCGGTAGTGTTTGTATTTGTCCTTTTGATGAAAATAGTAATATGTTTTCTCATGTGAGTAAACACAAGGCTTTCTTGAAATGGATTGAAGAAGGACATGTTAAGAGTTTCAA GAAGAAAATTTACGACGAAGCGCATGTTTCATTGAGTCCTCGCCTTCGTCTTGGTGTCgctgaaattgaaaagaaaatttgGTTTTATAATCTTTATAAGCCTAGTCAGCCAATTGACAGCAGTGTATGTGTTTTCGATTTTTTCGC catgttgATATACTGTTTTACTACCTaa
- the LOC126687636 gene encoding uncharacterized protein LOC126687636: protein MGGSMRCNTKWSEVDDVLFPINCGKQWHWILARLNIKQRCIYVYNSLRSARHERALLFYVDCYSELLPLFFEAIDLFSSRDDIDINSGPYAGLTSANPIRIEHVPDLPVQTDLDCGVHMFCAAEAFVAGKVLGGDFNIKEQRTRLASSFYTYAMWKDEYSAISEDEAPPKMNRND, encoded by the exons ATGGGTGGTTCCATGAGATGTAATACAAAATGGTCTGAAGTCGATGATGTTTTGTTTCCAATCAATTGTGGGAAACAGTGGCACTGGATTCTTGCTCGTCTGAATATCAAGCAACGCTGTATTTATGTCTATAATTCGTTGAGATCAGCTCGACATGAGAGAGCGCTTCTTTTTTATGTTGATTGCTACAGCGAGCTGCTTCCCTTGTTTTTTGAAGCGATTGATCTGTTTTCCTCTCGCGATGATATAGACATTAACAGCGGTCCGTATGCAGGACTGACATCAGCCAATCCGATTCGAATCGAGCATGTGCCCGATCTTCCCGTTCAAACAGACCT TGATTGTGGAGTTCATATGTTCTGTGCTGCCGAGGCTTTTGTGGCTGGCAAAGTTTTGGGTGGCGATTTTAATATTAAAGAACAACGGACTCGGCTTGCTTCCTCGTTTTACACATATGCAATGTGGAAAGACGAATATTCTGCCATAAGTGAAGACGAAGCTCCTCCAAAAATGAATAGGAATGATTAG